One Fuerstiella marisgermanici DNA window includes the following coding sequences:
- a CDS encoding SGNH/GDSL hydrolase family protein, with protein MKFINRVLLTLVVCLVLPCSTRAEHEGKVQILLLGDSTTEGSVPRRLQPEGPHLETVLEMLLAAEEDLPPCHVVNSSQSGEYIKRLFDSGRYKRNGEKLPGIDYIFIRYGLNDRAKREDFTTNFPKDFHDLLARLRKDHPDAKLIPMTVIPFANEEVSDEINALVRQVAEKEGLPVFDIYPRYAAELKKGHNMLNYRRYPLEKIPAKYHALVKPYVRGPSVEIMDNELDGILGHLPGWYGDRHPNLAGYNVIADETAKYLAPLLRERASK; from the coding sequence GTGAAGTTTATCAATCGCGTTTTGCTGACGCTGGTCGTGTGTCTGGTTTTGCCGTGCAGCACACGTGCCGAGCACGAAGGCAAGGTTCAAATTCTGCTGTTGGGCGACAGCACCACCGAAGGCAGTGTGCCGCGAAGGCTGCAGCCTGAAGGTCCGCATCTGGAAACGGTACTCGAAATGCTGCTGGCGGCAGAAGAAGATCTGCCACCGTGTCACGTGGTCAATTCCAGCCAAAGTGGTGAGTACATCAAACGGCTGTTCGATTCCGGCCGCTACAAACGCAACGGTGAAAAACTGCCGGGCATCGATTATATCTTCATTCGTTACGGACTGAATGATCGTGCAAAGCGGGAAGACTTCACAACCAACTTCCCGAAAGACTTTCACGACTTACTGGCTCGACTGCGGAAGGATCATCCTGACGCAAAGCTGATCCCGATGACAGTGATCCCCTTCGCCAACGAAGAAGTCAGTGATGAAATTAACGCGCTGGTCAGGCAGGTCGCGGAAAAAGAAGGGCTGCCGGTGTTCGACATCTATCCTCGCTATGCGGCCGAGCTGAAAAAAGGGCACAACATGCTGAACTATCGCCGCTATCCGCTTGAGAAGATTCCTGCGAAATACCATGCACTGGTGAAGCCGTATGTTCGTGGGCCAAGCGTTGAGATCATGGATAACGAACTGGACGGAATTCTCGGCCACCTGCCTGGTTGGTACGGCGACAGGCATCCGAACCTGGCGGGGTATAACGTCATCGCGGACGAAACGGCCAAGTACCTGGCGCCACTGTTACGCGAACGAGCCAGCAAGTAG
- a CDS encoding RNA polymerase sigma factor produces MLSDQQFAELMAKTRSGDQDAARELVRQYEPEIRRAARLRLTDPRLRRIVDSIDICQSVFGRFFKSATDGSFDLEKPEQLLVLLTTMTRNRIIDEHRRQTTQKRNRPEPDGRPFDPCSVIEDSPGPRTAAAARELLSEVRSRLTADELQIADLRNAGKSWEEVATELSESADGLRKRLERALDRVRAEIEASPIG; encoded by the coding sequence ATGCTGAGTGATCAACAGTTTGCCGAGTTGATGGCAAAAACGCGAAGCGGAGACCAGGACGCGGCTCGAGAACTGGTGCGACAGTATGAGCCGGAAATCCGTCGAGCCGCTCGACTGCGACTAACCGATCCGCGGCTGCGCCGAATTGTCGATTCGATCGATATCTGCCAGTCTGTCTTCGGCCGCTTTTTTAAGAGTGCCACCGATGGCAGCTTTGACCTGGAAAAACCCGAACAGCTTCTGGTGCTGCTGACCACGATGACGCGAAACCGCATCATCGACGAGCATCGCCGCCAGACGACGCAAAAGCGGAATCGTCCGGAGCCCGACGGTCGGCCCTTCGACCCCTGCAGTGTCATTGAAGACAGCCCAGGTCCGCGCACCGCCGCCGCTGCTCGCGAATTGCTGTCTGAGGTTCGATCTCGGTTAACGGCCGACGAGCTGCAAATTGCAGATCTTCGAAACGCCGGGAAGTCGTGGGAGGAAGTGGCCACCGAATTGAGCGAATCGGCCGACGGACTCCGCAAGCGGCTGGAACGGGCTCTGGATCGGGTTCGCGCGGAGATTGAAGCTTCGCCAATCGGTTGA
- a CDS encoding serine/threonine-protein kinase: MADDGALKSDSILIEQQRRWHAGDHVRVEALLSDIDTQALGPEAVLDVIYSEVLLREDLLQEDLTVDAMEQEYLNRFPEFSKLVSRQFQVHRALQSSDPYDAKGDTGPDTAVTLPARRRESDQATTAAQTAPQTVQIPGFQLLEVAGKGGSGIAYRALDEKLNRIVAVKLLIGPDARDEHSSRQLLREAEAAASLVHPMIVQIYQVGEAGGSPFLVMEFIDGGTLAKRLQEGPLPVAEAVDTAYKISQAVQYAHDQGIIHRDLKPGNVLLDSAGEPHVCDFGLARRLDAEHTLHATGDVLGTPAYMPPEQARGETANERSDVYSVGAILYELLCGRSPFQAATPWEILHQVMTDNPAPLRQLNSALPKDLETICERCLEKDPARRYASARELADELRRFTAGQPINARPVGRVQRLFKWCRRNPSMAALAGVVAVTLLGAAIVSTLSQRKVAEALGDTKQALAKAEGQRDLALSAMNDLVHRVYDDLTKREATLEARGQVLDAAIDGLQEIIDEGGDSESTRLTKTKAHTRRAYIYSQLAQHEESEAQHRLAIETGKTLTSQDGKYQLAQVMANFAQFFLRVAKFDDAKEIAEQTIAYTETLLDADPDSLDLQNVVMQCRSRLATVKAQKEGSAAAIDMRREVHETCVALHEAWPEATKQNITQDLLNIKLDLIAACLQVGLFTEAETYLLESLELLEDRNPEETEDVQVRRLYYTMLGDLATTQFAHMEYDDTYKTLKKAVDGYAHVVEAEVGRPGPQLRAGGLHQKMAACLKAMGRLEEAKLHTQKQIDHYREGLKIGGEAYNPQRYAIAVGLMSMAELHAREGDYRSAMKAWQDAADIVEPIVEQYQAQDDWNGMKHMVQLFAGVLKEDSEAAPEDVAAFDLALQAWAAADKGNLSIFETNEQKLIDGPANAASPVTKLQLQFLLATTYGLQHRAIVNGSPNDKDDAAAAAKKCIEAINAAKALGADPMLPVAAPEFDTLRQTDEFRAAFPVM, from the coding sequence ATGGCAGACGATGGTGCCCTGAAATCTGACAGCATTCTGATCGAACAACAACGCCGCTGGCACGCTGGTGATCATGTGCGCGTTGAGGCACTGCTAAGCGACATCGATACTCAGGCGCTTGGCCCGGAAGCCGTTCTGGACGTGATTTATTCCGAAGTCCTGCTGCGCGAAGACCTGCTTCAGGAAGACCTGACCGTTGACGCGATGGAGCAGGAATACCTGAACCGTTTTCCGGAATTCAGCAAACTCGTGTCCCGACAGTTTCAGGTCCACCGAGCACTCCAGTCGTCCGATCCGTACGATGCGAAGGGAGACACGGGGCCGGACACCGCAGTGACGTTGCCTGCCCGACGCCGCGAATCTGACCAAGCAACAACAGCTGCACAAACCGCACCGCAGACCGTGCAGATTCCAGGATTCCAGTTGCTGGAAGTCGCGGGGAAGGGCGGCAGCGGAATTGCGTACCGAGCTCTCGACGAAAAACTGAACCGCATTGTCGCCGTCAAGCTGTTGATCGGCCCCGACGCACGAGACGAACACAGCAGTCGACAACTACTCCGCGAAGCCGAAGCTGCCGCCTCGTTAGTCCATCCGATGATCGTGCAGATCTATCAGGTAGGTGAAGCAGGGGGCTCACCGTTTTTGGTCATGGAGTTCATCGACGGCGGAACACTCGCGAAGCGACTGCAGGAAGGCCCGCTGCCGGTCGCGGAAGCTGTCGACACGGCTTACAAGATTTCTCAGGCTGTCCAGTACGCTCACGACCAGGGCATCATTCATCGCGACTTAAAACCCGGCAACGTGCTGCTGGATTCTGCCGGCGAACCTCACGTGTGCGACTTCGGACTGGCTCGCCGACTGGACGCCGAACACACGCTGCACGCGACCGGCGACGTGCTGGGAACGCCAGCCTACATGCCGCCGGAACAAGCGCGAGGCGAAACGGCCAACGAACGATCGGACGTCTATTCAGTGGGCGCGATTCTGTACGAATTGCTGTGCGGTCGGTCTCCGTTCCAGGCGGCGACACCGTGGGAAATTCTGCATCAGGTCATGACCGATAACCCGGCTCCGCTGCGGCAGCTAAACTCCGCGTTGCCGAAGGACCTCGAAACGATTTGCGAACGATGTCTGGAGAAAGATCCGGCTCGCCGATATGCGTCAGCGCGGGAACTGGCCGATGAACTCAGGCGATTCACAGCCGGACAGCCGATCAATGCCAGGCCGGTCGGGCGAGTGCAGCGACTATTCAAGTGGTGTCGCCGCAACCCCAGCATGGCTGCTTTAGCAGGCGTCGTTGCTGTAACGCTGCTGGGGGCGGCGATAGTTTCGACTCTGTCGCAGCGGAAGGTCGCCGAAGCGCTGGGCGACACAAAACAGGCCCTCGCAAAAGCCGAAGGCCAGCGCGACCTTGCGTTAAGTGCCATGAACGATTTGGTGCATCGCGTGTACGACGACCTCACCAAACGTGAAGCGACTCTGGAAGCTCGCGGCCAGGTATTGGACGCCGCCATCGACGGCCTGCAGGAGATCATCGACGAAGGTGGCGACAGCGAAAGCACTCGACTGACCAAGACCAAGGCACATACGCGGCGAGCGTACATCTATTCTCAACTGGCCCAGCACGAAGAATCGGAAGCTCAACATCGGCTGGCGATCGAAACCGGCAAGACATTGACCAGCCAGGACGGAAAGTACCAGCTCGCTCAGGTCATGGCGAATTTCGCGCAATTCTTTTTACGTGTCGCGAAGTTTGACGATGCAAAAGAAATCGCCGAGCAGACAATCGCGTACACCGAAACGCTATTGGACGCAGACCCGGACAGCCTCGATTTGCAAAACGTTGTTATGCAATGCAGGTCCAGGCTGGCGACCGTTAAAGCCCAGAAGGAAGGGTCCGCAGCCGCAATCGACATGCGACGCGAAGTCCACGAAACGTGTGTCGCGTTGCATGAAGCATGGCCGGAAGCAACGAAACAGAACATCACTCAGGATCTGCTGAACATCAAACTGGATCTGATTGCGGCGTGTTTACAGGTAGGTCTCTTCACAGAAGCAGAGACCTATCTGTTGGAATCACTGGAACTACTAGAAGACCGCAATCCGGAAGAGACAGAAGACGTTCAGGTGCGTCGCCTGTACTACACAATGCTTGGTGATCTGGCCACCACCCAGTTCGCGCACATGGAATACGATGACACATACAAAACGCTCAAGAAAGCGGTCGACGGCTACGCCCACGTGGTCGAAGCCGAAGTCGGCCGTCCGGGTCCGCAGCTGCGAGCGGGCGGTTTGCACCAGAAAATGGCCGCCTGCCTAAAGGCGATGGGGCGACTTGAAGAAGCGAAGCTGCACACGCAAAAGCAGATCGATCACTATCGAGAAGGCCTGAAGATCGGCGGCGAAGCCTACAACCCTCAACGCTACGCCATTGCCGTTGGCTTGATGAGCATGGCCGAACTGCACGCGCGCGAAGGCGATTACCGATCCGCCATGAAAGCCTGGCAGGATGCCGCTGATATTGTGGAACCAATCGTTGAACAGTACCAAGCACAAGATGACTGGAACGGCATGAAGCACATGGTTCAACTATTTGCCGGTGTCCTCAAGGAAGACTCTGAAGCAGCGCCGGAAGACGTCGCCGCATTTGATCTGGCTTTGCAGGCATGGGCGGCCGCCGACAAAGGGAATCTCAGCATTTTCGAAACCAACGAACAGAAGCTGATTGATGGACCGGCAAACGCCGCCTCACCCGTCACAAAATTACAGCTTCAGTTCCTGCTGGCGACGACGTACGGGCTACAACACCGAGCGATCGTAAATGGCTCACCCAATGACAAGGATGACGCTGCGGCTGCCGCGAAAAAGTGCATTGAAGCCATCAATGCCGCCAAAGCACTGGGGGCCGACCCCATGCTTCCGGTAGCAGCGCCGGAATTCGACACTCTGCGTCAAACCGACGAGTTCAGAGCCGCGTTTCCGGTCATGTGA
- a CDS encoding ABC-F family ATP-binding cassette domain-containing protein has translation MAVLLQLLDGVKNYGDQALLDGASVTIHDGVKVGFIGRNGAGKSTLLRILLGNEELDSGEVIRGSHLKVGYLRQHDPFEPAESALDFLMRDSGQPDWKCGEVAGQFELKGDYLNGPVKDLSGGWQTRVKLAALLLHDPNLLMLDEPTNFLDLRTQILLEHFLVNFPASCLIVSHDRAFLTATCDQTLDLSRGKLTLYNGKIGPYLEKLEEDKIRDERTNAAVISKQKQLQRFIEKNKARATSASQARSKQKQLDRLQTKEIEVDLPTASIKAPVVEPRQGPAVRCLDLSIGYPDHTVATGVDVEVDHQQRAAIVGDNGQGKTTLLRTLVDSLQPIEGQVKWGYGCKIGTYAQHVYTTLPQDQTVLEYLEYNSMPGITTQDCLNVAGALLFRGAHVHKPIKVLSGGERARVCMAGLLLGDYNVLILDEPGNHLDVETVEALATALLNYQGTVLFTSHDRHFVKRIATNVIEVSNGRARNYGGDYDSYVYSVNKEIEEGERERSGGKMATPPAGKAGASGKSKASMSGKEQHNARKQLRNLEKSIARLDEQRKALNADMLKESDAAKAMDLHNQINAIQVELSAAEEKWCELSEELGDW, from the coding sequence ATGGCCGTACTGCTGCAACTTCTGGATGGCGTTAAGAACTATGGCGACCAGGCTCTCCTGGATGGCGCCAGCGTCACAATTCACGATGGCGTGAAAGTCGGCTTTATTGGGCGTAACGGAGCCGGCAAGTCAACTCTGCTGCGCATTCTGCTCGGCAATGAAGAACTTGACAGTGGCGAAGTCATCCGCGGTTCTCACCTGAAAGTCGGCTATCTGCGTCAGCATGACCCGTTCGAACCCGCCGAATCAGCTCTCGACTTCTTAATGCGAGACAGCGGGCAGCCCGATTGGAAATGCGGTGAAGTCGCAGGACAGTTCGAACTCAAAGGCGATTACCTGAACGGCCCGGTCAAGGATCTTTCCGGCGGCTGGCAGACGCGAGTCAAACTGGCGGCGCTGCTGCTGCACGATCCGAATCTGTTGATGCTGGACGAACCGACCAACTTTCTGGACCTGCGAACCCAAATTCTGCTGGAACACTTCCTCGTGAATTTTCCGGCTTCATGCTTAATCGTGTCGCACGATCGAGCCTTCCTGACGGCGACCTGCGACCAAACCCTGGACCTGTCGCGCGGCAAGCTGACGTTGTACAACGGCAAGATTGGCCCTTATCTGGAAAAGCTGGAAGAGGACAAGATCCGCGACGAACGCACGAACGCTGCCGTGATCTCCAAACAAAAACAGCTGCAGCGCTTTATCGAAAAGAACAAAGCTCGAGCGACCTCAGCCAGCCAGGCTCGTTCCAAGCAGAAACAACTGGACCGACTTCAAACGAAAGAAATCGAAGTTGATCTTCCGACGGCGTCCATCAAGGCTCCTGTCGTGGAACCGCGTCAGGGACCGGCCGTGCGGTGCCTGGACCTGTCGATTGGGTATCCGGATCACACCGTCGCCACCGGCGTCGATGTGGAAGTGGATCATCAACAGCGAGCCGCCATCGTGGGCGACAACGGCCAGGGAAAAACGACGCTGCTGCGAACGCTGGTCGATTCGCTGCAGCCGATTGAAGGGCAGGTGAAGTGGGGTTACGGCTGCAAGATTGGCACGTACGCCCAACACGTATACACGACGCTGCCGCAGGATCAGACGGTTCTGGAGTACCTCGAATACAACTCAATGCCCGGCATCACAACTCAGGACTGCCTGAATGTGGCCGGTGCACTGCTGTTCCGAGGGGCTCATGTGCACAAGCCAATCAAAGTGCTGTCCGGTGGCGAACGTGCTCGAGTCTGCATGGCTGGCCTGCTGCTGGGCGATTACAACGTTCTGATTCTTGACGAACCAGGCAACCACCTTGATGTCGAAACGGTTGAAGCACTGGCGACCGCTTTGCTGAACTACCAGGGCACTGTCCTGTTCACCAGCCACGATCGCCACTTCGTCAAACGCATTGCCACCAACGTGATCGAAGTCAGCAACGGTCGAGCTCGAAACTACGGCGGCGATTACGATTCCTATGTGTATTCGGTCAACAAGGAAATCGAAGAAGGCGAACGAGAACGTTCCGGTGGCAAAATGGCCACACCGCCAGCGGGCAAAGCTGGCGCGTCCGGAAAATCGAAGGCATCAATGTCGGGCAAAGAGCAGCACAATGCCCGCAAGCAGCTGCGTAATCTGGAAAAGTCGATCGCCCGCCTCGACGAGCAGCGCAAAGCTTTGAACGCCGACATGCTGAAAGAATCCGACGCAGCAAAGGCCATGGATCTACACAACCAGATCAACGCCATTCAGGTCGAACTAAGTGCGGCCGAAGAAAAATGGTGCGAGCTGTCCGAGGAACTCGGCGATTGGTAG
- a CDS encoding sulfatase — MNRLACLLFLFLATPAASLAAKPNIVLIFIDDLGWKDIGCYGNDFIDTPRIDQLASEGVRFTDFYAAGAVCSPTRCAVQAGQNQARIGITAHIPGHWRPFERVITPQTTMALPLDTVTVAESLKEAGYTTGYVGKWHLGNGAEFQPDRQGYDFSAVINGPHLPGRYKVQGLDGPKPKPNQYRTDFEADLSIDFIARSKDQKKPFFLMLSPFAVHIPLGAMCAKVDKYTQRAAEQKRKLPHPVYAAMVEHCDDMVGRIVDAIDQQGLTDNTMVIFTSDNGGLYRRYDYREAADDNVTTVAPLKGEKGSLHEGGVRVPLIVKYPPLTKPGSECSEPTISYDFYPTFVDLAGGKLPQHQTIDGLSLKPLLSDPSTKLDRTALHWHYPHYHHDRPASSIRERDWKLIEYLDGTGDIEVYNLANDIGETKNLATEKQGRAADLKRKLQTWRTSVSARMPIPNPSYDADRAAEWWSMRSGKPIDSERRKRFPPTEKADTQR, encoded by the coding sequence ATGAACCGACTCGCATGCCTGCTGTTTCTGTTCCTCGCAACGCCTGCCGCCAGCCTGGCCGCTAAGCCAAACATCGTGCTGATTTTCATCGATGACCTTGGCTGGAAAGACATCGGCTGCTACGGCAATGACTTCATCGACACGCCGCGTATTGATCAGCTGGCGAGCGAAGGCGTGCGGTTTACCGACTTCTATGCCGCTGGAGCGGTCTGCTCGCCGACTCGGTGCGCCGTGCAAGCCGGACAAAATCAGGCTCGTATTGGCATCACAGCTCACATCCCCGGCCACTGGCGTCCGTTTGAAAGAGTCATCACGCCGCAGACCACCATGGCGCTGCCGCTGGACACCGTAACGGTCGCCGAATCCCTGAAGGAAGCAGGCTACACCACGGGCTACGTGGGGAAGTGGCATCTGGGCAACGGGGCAGAATTTCAACCCGATCGACAGGGCTATGATTTTTCAGCCGTCATCAACGGGCCTCACCTTCCGGGCCGCTACAAGGTGCAGGGACTCGATGGTCCAAAGCCAAAACCGAATCAGTATCGCACCGACTTCGAAGCCGACCTGTCGATTGATTTCATCGCCCGCAGCAAAGACCAGAAGAAGCCCTTCTTTCTCATGCTGTCGCCGTTCGCGGTTCATATTCCGCTGGGAGCGATGTGCGCAAAGGTGGACAAGTACACTCAGCGAGCCGCCGAACAAAAGCGCAAGTTACCTCATCCGGTTTACGCAGCGATGGTCGAACACTGTGACGACATGGTGGGGCGAATCGTAGACGCAATCGACCAGCAGGGCCTGACAGACAACACGATGGTCATATTCACGTCAGACAATGGAGGCCTCTACCGCCGCTACGATTATCGCGAAGCGGCAGATGACAACGTCACAACGGTTGCTCCGCTGAAGGGTGAGAAAGGTTCGCTGCATGAAGGCGGTGTGCGAGTGCCTTTGATCGTGAAGTATCCGCCGCTCACAAAGCCCGGAAGTGAATGCAGCGAACCGACCATCAGCTACGACTTCTATCCTACGTTTGTCGACCTGGCAGGCGGCAAACTCCCGCAACATCAGACGATTGATGGACTCAGCCTGAAGCCGCTGCTGTCCGATCCATCGACAAAGCTGGACCGCACCGCGCTGCACTGGCACTACCCCCACTACCATCACGACCGCCCCGCCAGCAGCATTCGCGAACGCGACTGGAAGCTGATCGAATACCTGGACGGGACTGGCGACATTGAGGTCTACAATCTGGCCAACGATATTGGCGAAACAAAGAACCTGGCAACAGAAAAGCAGGGCAGGGCGGCCGACCTGAAACGCAAACTGCAAACATGGCGCACCAGCGTGAGTGCTCGAATGCCGATCCCGAATCCGAGCTACGACGCAGACCGAGCAGCAGAATGGTGGAGCATGCGCAGCGGTAAACCAATCGACAGCGAACGACGCAAACGGTTTCCACCGACGGAGAAGGCGGATACTCAGCGCTGA